A window of the Gemmatirosa kalamazoonensis genome harbors these coding sequences:
- the ada gene encoding bifunctional DNA-binding transcriptional regulator/O6-methylguanine-DNA methyltransferase Ada: protein MSHAAPMALLPTTTRVPDTDAEWRAVEARDASWDGHLVYAVVTTGVYCRPSCPSRRPRRENVRFFAAPADAERAGFRACRRCHPNGVTNAEACVAAVRDLLDAHVASGGERPTLDRLAEAVGMSPFHLQRSFKARLGVSPAEYVRVRRAERFKAELRGGETVSRATYGAGYGSSSRAYADASAQLGMTPASYRRGGRGMTIRFAVVPCALGTVLVAGTERGLCAVSLGDDGAALERELRAEYPAATIEPAGPLGGGDPLAAWVDAVVAYLDARGAPPAAPVDVPATPFQRRVWDALRTIPAGETRSYGEVAAALGAPRAARAVAAACASNRVALVIPCHRVVREGGALAGYRWGTERKQRLLDAERAAR, encoded by the coding sequence ATGTCCCACGCCGCGCCGATGGCCCTGCTTCCCACGACCACCCGCGTTCCCGACACCGACGCCGAATGGCGCGCGGTCGAGGCGCGCGACGCGTCGTGGGACGGCCATCTCGTGTATGCCGTCGTCACCACCGGCGTCTACTGCCGCCCCTCGTGCCCGTCGCGTCGGCCGCGTCGGGAGAACGTGCGCTTCTTCGCCGCGCCGGCCGACGCGGAGCGCGCCGGCTTCCGCGCCTGCCGCCGCTGCCACCCGAACGGGGTGACGAACGCGGAGGCGTGCGTCGCCGCCGTGCGCGATCTGCTCGACGCGCACGTCGCGTCCGGCGGCGAGCGCCCGACGCTCGACCGACTGGCCGAGGCGGTCGGCATGAGCCCGTTCCACCTCCAGCGCTCGTTCAAGGCGCGGCTCGGCGTGTCGCCGGCGGAGTACGTTCGCGTGCGGCGCGCGGAGCGATTCAAGGCGGAGCTGCGCGGCGGCGAGACGGTGAGCCGCGCGACGTACGGCGCGGGCTACGGCTCGAGCAGTCGCGCGTACGCCGACGCGTCGGCGCAGCTCGGGATGACGCCGGCGAGCTACCGACGCGGCGGCCGCGGCATGACGATCCGCTTCGCCGTGGTGCCGTGCGCGCTGGGCACGGTGCTCGTCGCGGGCACCGAGCGCGGTCTCTGCGCGGTGTCGCTCGGCGACGACGGCGCGGCGCTCGAGCGCGAGCTGCGCGCGGAGTATCCCGCGGCGACGATCGAGCCCGCCGGACCGTTAGGCGGCGGCGACCCGCTCGCCGCGTGGGTGGACGCGGTGGTCGCGTACCTCGACGCGCGCGGCGCGCCGCCGGCGGCGCCCGTGGACGTCCCTGCGACGCCGTTCCAGCGCCGCGTGTGGGACGCGCTCCGCACGATCCCCGCCGGCGAGACACGCTCGTACGGCGAGGTGGCGGCGGCGTTGGGCGCCCCGCGCGCGGCGCGGGCGGTCGCCGCCGCGTGCGCGAGCAACCGGGTGGCGCTCGTCATCCCGTGTCACCGCGTGGTGCGCGAGGGCGGCGCGCTCGCCGGCTACCGGTGGGGCACCGAGCGCAAGCAGCGGCTGCTCGACGCGGAGCGCGCGGCGCGTTAG